TGAATCTCCTCAACGGGTCTTACCCTGGCCTCGAGTGCACATACCGGAAGCCCCATCTGGGCCATCATGGTCACCTGTGCAAGTGTCTCAAGAAGCGTTGTTTTTCCCCCACTGTTGGCACCGGTGAGGAGCACAACATTATCAGGGTTACCCAGTTTGTAGTCAATTCGCTGTGGTTCTTCTGATCCAACAAGGTTGAGGTGCAGTGCCCCCCTGAGGATGATCTCATCACCGAATTCCGGTTCAACGAGTCCGTAATCATGTGCGAAGAGGCCAAGGGCGAAGCGGTAGTCAAATTCCATCAGCTCCTTTATTTCATTTTCAACGACTTCTCTGAGTTCACTGAGCCTTGATGCCGCATCAACCCTCCTTTCAAACTTCCTTATATTTCTTGATGCTGATTCAAGACGTCTAACCCTTTCAAGTTCCCGCTGATCGATCTTGAGAGGATAAGATTTTATGAAGGGATCGAACTCAACACCTGTCTTTCTCTTTATCATCTCACAGGCCTTTTTGAGGACATCATTGAATATCCTCTCTAGTTTACCTGTCATTCCCTGGTTGAGGAGGGCCAGGACCTCCTCTCCTTTAAGGTCGATATCCTTTATGAGGTCCCTTAATTCTGAATCAGCCCATGCCTTCACAGAGTTTACAGCCTCATCAATGTCAACTTCTTCCTCTTCAAGGCTACCCAGCTCATCCATTATCGCAAGGACCTCATCAAGACAGGTTTCCATGCCCAGAATTCGTTTGATTTCAAGGGCGCCACGCAGTAGCTCAATGTTCGCCCTGAAATATCCAAGGACATCCTCCGGCACAATCTCATGTTTTTCTGAATCTGCAGTGACCATTACCGTGTTGAATGTGTCCTGCAGGTCAATCATTCCCTCAGAGTAGACATAGATTATCAGTTCGTATTCATCGAGTTCGCCCTGTTCAGGGTTCATTATCACTGGATGGTAACGGTTGAGGCCCATGTCTATCATGTGATCATAGTCCTCTTTTGTCTCCACAAGTATGGCTCTTGATGGATTGAATGTAGGGCGGGGTTTTTCAGGCCTTTTAATTTTTTTCAGAAGGTCCCTTAACTCTTCAATGGGAAGTTCAGAGACCATTTTCTTGGATTCCATGACCATTTCAATATGGTTCCTCATGGCATCAATATCCATGGAGGGGTGGAGTAGCATTAGCCGGTTACGGGCATAGTCGGTATGGGCATATGAACTGATGGTCTCAACTATTTCCTGGTAGATCTGAGATGCTCTTTCTGTTTTCAGGAATGAGGGAACAGGATTTCCAAGGAGTTCACTGGTTATTTCAATGGCCTTCCGCTGACTTATACCTTCGATTGATGAGATTCTATCAATTTCAAGGTTTTCAACAGCCTTTAAAAGCTCTTTTTCTCCCCCGAATTCGTCTATTATCTTCTGCGCCAGCTTTTCCCCTATCCCACTGACATCTGTGAGGGCTTTTCTGACAGAATTCATGGACTTCATCATGCCCACTATGTGGGGTTACTTGAATATATATGAATTCAGAGTGCACATGGAAACTATTCAAATGTACATGGCGAGAATCCATTATTCTGCAAGACCCCTCCTGAAGTGTGATGCCGTTACCCCTGAGGGACTTTCCATTACAATGCGCTCCTTGATATCCGGAATCCCTTGGGGTGATTCAAGGGCACTCACATAGGATTCAACAAGTAACCTGGTTCTCTCTGGGGATTGAATACGGCAGTCGATGGAGAAGTTCCTGAAGCCCGCATCAAGAAGGGAGGGTAGAAAGTCAATGAGGCAGGTTTCCCTTGAATTCATGATTACCGTTTCACAGCCCAGCAGCTGATTTATGGGAAATACAGCGCCCCTACTGTCCATGATCCCCCACCTGGAATCTTTGGATGTATCGAAGTCTGGTGGTGCGAGTTTCCAGAGGTTGTCCCGGGTCACCATTGCTGTGAGATTCCCATGAACGATGATTTCAGCGGGGACCTGGATTCTCTGAAGGTCATTCCATGATAACTCAGGTGAGAGGGTCAGTAGGTGAAACTTGCCTGATAGGAGGGCGGCTGAGCAGGTGTTGAAAATGTTGAGGGCTGGTGATCCATAAAACTTCACATCACGGTTTATCAGGTTAGGGATACCGTAACCACCCACCATGAGGTCCATGGAGAGGTCCTCTTCAATTTCAAGGAGCCTTTCAAGGAGCCGGTCATGGGTTATGTCAGGCCATTTCCATACAAGTTCAGCACAGTATCTGGATGAAACCCCAGAGGCCCTCTCCAGAACACTGATGATGTCTTCACCATCACAGCTCCTGAAGTCATCGTGAAGCTGGGGTTCCAGGTAAACCCTCCCTGCACCGGCCTTGAGGGCGGATTTCATTGCCTTGAGGTCCTCAACATAGACTGATATACAGGGCTCCTCTGGAAGTCTCATGGTAGGGTGATCAAATTCAAGCATTGGATGGTGATGGTGGGGTCTTCTCTCTCTGAGTATCCTTCTTCCGACCTTCATCAGAAGTTCCCTTCTGAGGGCGTTGAGACGACTTAGGGGGTAGAATAGTCCCCCAGGGTACCTGAATTCGGTTAAAGTAAGCCTGAAGGGCTTATCCCCAGCCCTCAGCAGGTGATCTTTTATTGTATCCTCATTGAGGGGTCTTTTGAGGGCCCTCTCAAACTGTGTTTCAACCGATTCCCTGAGCCTCAGCCCATTCATCATCCATTCTGCGGTTAGATTCACCATTCCATCTTTATCTGCAGTGAATTTCAGTTCAATATCCCAGCACTTTCCTGGAGATGATCTTCTGAGTTTTTCAGTGAATTTCTGGAGGTCCTTCCTCCCTGTAAGGTAAACCCGTGTACCCTCTTTTACAGGTCCTGAAGGAACGGAGAGTAATCCACCATCGTATCTATGGTCATGGACATACATTCCTTTACCTGTTCCCTGGAAGAAGAGGCCATCACCGGCTTCTGGCTTTATACGGGAGGTTATCCTTATATGGGCCCTTCCACCCCTGTACCTTTCAACATAGCCCACCGGGAGGCCCCTGTCACCGGGGTATTCTCGTCCCATGAAGTCCTCCCTGAAGAGGTGTCCTCCTGTGAGTGTCCTGTTGAAGGCCAGCCTTAGCTTTTCAAACTCCTCCTTTGATGGCTTCC
This genomic stretch from Methanothermobacter sp. harbors:
- a CDS encoding endonuclease MutS2, producing the protein MMKSMNSVRKALTDVSGIGEKLAQKIIDEFGGEKELLKAVENLEIDRISSIEGISQRKAIEITSELLGNPVPSFLKTERASQIYQEIVETISSYAHTDYARNRLMLLHPSMDIDAMRNHIEMVMESKKMVSELPIEELRDLLKKIKRPEKPRPTFNPSRAILVETKEDYDHMIDMGLNRYHPVIMNPEQGELDEYELIIYVYSEGMIDLQDTFNTVMVTADSEKHEIVPEDVLGYFRANIELLRGALEIKRILGMETCLDEVLAIMDELGSLEEEEVDIDEAVNSVKAWADSELRDLIKDIDLKGEEVLALLNQGMTGKLERIFNDVLKKACEMIKRKTGVEFDPFIKSYPLKIDQRELERVRRLESASRNIRKFERRVDAASRLSELREVVENEIKELMEFDYRFALGLFAHDYGLVEPEFGDEIILRGALHLNLVGSEEPQRIDYKLGNPDNVVLLTGANSGGKTTLLETLAQVTMMAQMGLPVCALEARVRPVEEIHFISKKRSLDAGAFESFIRTFTPVTMSGSSKLILLDELEAITELDAAVKIIATFIEFIMESESIAVIVTHMAREILKYVDVRVDGIEARGLDENYNLIVDRTPRINYLARSTPELIIRMIYEKSCDDERMVYRRILEKFQKNG
- a CDS encoding U32 family peptidase, whose translation is MEIPELLAPAGSPDSFRVAINAGADAVYLSGKDFGARHYAENFSLQEIHEAVEYAHLHDRNVYVTVNTLLRDSELSDVAEYLQELSSAGADAVIIQDPALLVLRDELSLDLPFHASTQMTIHNRAGIRWAEKMGLERVILARELSIDEVRTLAAESDVELEVFIHGALCYSYSGQCLLSSFIGGRSGNRGRCAQPCRKRYKLLQLKPSKRRVSLREEYLLSTRDISAYMHLKELVEAGVRSLKIEGRMRSPEYVATTVSVYRRALDEIKRGGWKPSKEEFEKLRLAFNRTLTGGHLFREDFMGREYPGDRGLPVGYVERYRGGRAHIRITSRIKPEAGDGLFFQGTGKGMYVHDHRYDGGLLSVPSGPVKEGTRVYLTGRKDLQKFTEKLRRSSPGKCWDIELKFTADKDGMVNLTAEWMMNGLRLRESVETQFERALKRPLNEDTIKDHLLRAGDKPFRLTLTEFRYPGGLFYPLSRLNALRRELLMKVGRRILRERRPHHHHPMLEFDHPTMRLPEEPCISVYVEDLKAMKSALKAGAGRVYLEPQLHDDFRSCDGEDIISVLERASGVSSRYCAELVWKWPDITHDRLLERLLEIEEDLSMDLMVGGYGIPNLINRDVKFYGSPALNIFNTCSAALLSGKFHLLTLSPELSWNDLQRIQVPAEIIVHGNLTAMVTRDNLWKLAPPDFDTSKDSRWGIMDSRGAVFPINQLLGCETVIMNSRETCLIDFLPSLLDAGFRNFSIDCRIQSPERTRLLVESYVSALESPQGIPDIKERIVMESPSGVTASHFRRGLAE